A genomic region of Pithys albifrons albifrons isolate INPA30051 chromosome 20, PitAlb_v1, whole genome shotgun sequence contains the following coding sequences:
- the RPL7A gene encoding large ribosomal subunit protein eL8 codes for MPKGKKAKGKKVAPAPAVVKKQEAKKVVNPLFEKRPKNFGIGQDIQPKRDLTRFVKWPRYIRLQRQRSILYKRLKVPPAINQFTQALDRQTATQLLKLAHKYRPENKQEKKQRLLARAEQKAAGKGDAPTKRPPVLRAGINTVTTLVENKKAQLVVIAHDVDPIELVVFLPALCRKMGVPYCIIKGKARLGRLVHRKTCTSVAFTQVNPEDKGALAKLVEAVKTNYNDRYDEIRRHWGGNVLGPKSVARIAKLEKAKAKELATKLG; via the exons ATG CCGAAAGGAAAGAAGGCCAAGGGCAAGAAGGTGGCACCGGCCCCTGCTGTTGTCAAGAAGCAGGAGGCCAAGAAGGTTGTCAATCCCCTCTTTGAGAAGAGGCCCAAGAACTTTGGCATTG GACAGGACATCCAGCCCAAGCGGGACCTCACACGGTTTGTGAAATGGCCACGCTACATCCGGCTGCAGCGCCAGAGATCCATCCTCTACAAGCGCCTCAAGGTGCCTCCTGCCATTAACCAGTTCACCCAGGCTCTGGACCGCCAGACAG CTACACAGCTTCTGAAGCTGGCACACAAATACAGGCCAGAAAATAAGCAGGAGAAGAAGCAGAGGCTACTGGCTCGTGCTGAgcagaaagctgcaggaaagGGAGATGCTCCAACTAAGCGGCCACCCGTCCTCCGAGCAG GTATTAACACTGTCACAACTCTGGTGGAGAACAAGAAAGCTCAGCTTGTAGTTATTGCCCACGATGTAGACCCCATTGAG CTGGTGGTGTTCCTGCCCGCCCTGTGCCGCAAGATGGGAGTGCCCTACTGCATCATCAAGggcaaggccaggctggggcgACTGGTCCACAGGAAAACTTGCACCTCAGTTGCCTTCACCCAGGTTAACCC GGAAGATAAAGGAGCCCTTGCCAAGCTGGTGGAGGCTGTCAAGACCAACTACAATGACAGATACGATGAG ATCCGTCGTCACTGGGGTGGGAACGTCCTGGGTCCAAAATCGGTGGCTCGCATTGCTAAGCTTGAAAAAGCAAAGGCCAAGGAGCTGGCTACTAAGCTGGGCTGA
- the SURF1 gene encoding surfeit locus protein 1, producing MAGTVLRAGLRLLRERRGPGRLRGAGPGRVSHCLIRRTLFGYPLTKVGSGLVQQTKDACLRFCRPRSSTAAADTSGDDTLLKWGLFLVPLTAFGLGTWQVQRRKWKLDLIAQLASRITSDPIPLTLDPMELKELEYRPVKVRGHFDHSKELYIVPRSLVDPEREAREGGRLTSHPENGANVVTPFYCTELGVTILVNRGFVPRKKLKPETRLKGQIEDEIELTGVVRLTETRKPFVPENNIEKNRWHYRDLEAMAKVTGAEPIFIDADFRSTVPGGPIGGQTRVSLRNEHMQYIVTWYGLCAATSFLWYRKFIQKIPR from the exons ATGGCCGGGACGGTGCTGCGCGCCGGGCTGAGGCTgctgcgggagcggcggggcccgggGAGGCTccggggagcggggccgggccgg GTGTCACACTGCTTGATCAGAAGAACACTTTTTGGATATCCCCTGACTAAAGTGGGTTCTGGTCTGGTTCAGCAGACTAAAG ATGCTTGTTTGAGGTTCTGCAGACCTCGGAGTTCTACAGCAGCTGCTGACACATCTGGGGATGATACTTTACTGAAATGGGGCCTTTTCCTCGTCCCTCTGACTGCATTTGGTCTCGGCACATGGCAG GTTCAGCGAAGAAAGTGGAAATTAGATTTGATTGCACAACTGGCATCAAGAATTACATCAGATCCCATCCCTCTGACATTAGA CCCCATGGAACTGAAGGAGTTGGAATACAGACCTGTGAAGGTCCGAGGGCATTTTGACCACTCCAAGGAGCTCTATATTGTGCCGCGGTCCCTGGTGGACCCGGAGCGGGAGGCGCGGGAGGGCGGGCGCCTGACATCCCACCCGGAGAACGGAGCCAACGTCGTCACTCCCTTCTACTGCACAGAACTGGG GGTCACGATTTTAGTCAACCGAGGATTTGTGCCCAGAAAGAAGTTGAAACCAGAGACCAGGCTGAAGGGACAG ATTGAAGATGAAATTGAGCTCACAGGGGTGGTGAGGTTAACAGAGACCCGGAAACCCTTTGTGCCTGAAAATAACATTGAGAAAAACCGCTGGCACTACCGAGACCTGGAGGCCATGGCCAAGGTGACGGGTGCTGAGCCCATCTTCATCGATGCAGATTTCA GAAGCACAGTCCCAGGGGGACCCATTGGTGGCCAGACCAGAGTGAGCCTGAGAAACGAGCACATGCAGTACATTGTCACCTG gTATGGCTTATGTGCTGCAACTTCATTCTTGTGGTACAGGAAATTTATACAAAAGATACCTCGGTGA
- the SURF2 gene encoding surfeit locus protein 2, with the protein MPAPSRSCPALLGPSIPSGPSMCPRPAPRNGKRGRARPLAMAAPGPGSSVAGPELPEPERRFLRQHPLLSPAGPGKVRCRLTGHEMPCRLAELQAYTNGKKYQRLIKANKEFDYGTFEPHIVPSTKNLHQLFCKLTLRHINKFPEHVLRHVQGKRYQKALKTYEECQREGVEYVPACLRQKKQWVQHPDDQMNGSRKPPKEKEFWEPKSSDEDGEETDDSMSDLYPPALFPEKSPSAPQTTKGSDDFATDSEDEGAKQNGEDGGRMDVSRAVGSKRGKKQSGPLKKKFKSHHQKPKHFKKATNGK; encoded by the exons ATGCCAGCACCGTCCCGCTCCTGCCCGGCCCTGCTCGGTCCCTCGATCCCCTCCGGCCCCTCGATGTGTCCCCGCCCGGCGCCCCGGAACGGGAAGCgcggccgggcccggccccTCGCGATGGCGGCGCCGGGCCCGGGGAGCAGCGTGGCCGGGCCGGAGCTGCCCGAGCCGGAGCGGCGGTTCCTGCGGCAGCACCCGCTGCTCAGCCCCGCGGGGCCCGGCAAG gtGAGATGCAGGCTGACAGGGCACGAGATGCCATGCCGGCTGGCGGAGCTGCAGGCTTACACCAATGGCAAGAAGTACCAGCGGCTCATAAAGGCAAACAAAGAGTTCGACTATGGCACGTTTGAGCCCCACATAGTGCCCAGCACAAAGAATTT GCACCAGCTGTTCTGCAAGCTCACCCTCAGACACATCAACAAGTTTCCAGAGCATGTGCTGCGTCACGTCCAAGGGAAGCGCTACCAGAAGGCCCTGAAAACAT ATGAGGAATGCCAGAGGGAAGGAGTGGAGTatgtccctgcctgcctgcgACAGAAGAAGCAGTGGGTGCAGCACCCTGATGACCAAATGAATGGGAGCAGAAaacctcccaaggaaaaggaattCTGGGAGCCAAAGTCCAGTGATGAGGATGGAGAGGAGACGGATGACAGCATGAGTGACCTGTACCCAC CTGCGCTCTTCCCAGAAAAAAGCCCATCAGCCCCACAGACCACGAAGGGCAGCGATGACTTTGCGACGGACAGCGAGGATGAGGGGGCCAAGCAGAACGGAGAGGACGGTGGAAGGATGGATGTCAGCAGAGCAGTTGGCAGCAAGAGAGGAAAG AAACAGTCAGGCcctttaaagaagaaattcaaGAGCCATCATCAAAAACCCAAGCACTTCAAGAAAGCAACCAATGGGAAATAA